The Paenibacillus tianjinensis genome has a window encoding:
- a CDS encoding LysR family transcriptional regulator — protein sequence MELTYLRTFCEVVSCGSYTRAAEKLGYAQSSVTAQISKLEELYGAVLLERSGRGMIPTFAGNSLLPYARQMLELSGEAKGAVSGGNSGMLNIGAIETLAAYYLPHRLHRYREQHPGVQLRVQPGSEVQIIADVKEKAADFGLIFDVPYESEEIVSLPLRQEQLFVVVHPGHPLAAKPAVAPSALSGEPLVLTEETCTYRRQLLQELRHSGITPRIDMEFGNLEGIKQAVKHRWGTAFLPRYAAQEELDSGALIGIPLEGEQEKFYIQLIYRKERGLSAAFGDFIAAMQQQ from the coding sequence ATGGAACTCACCTATTTGCGGACCTTTTGTGAAGTAGTGTCTTGTGGAAGCTATACCCGGGCAGCAGAAAAGCTGGGATATGCCCAATCCAGTGTGACGGCTCAGATTAGCAAGCTCGAAGAGCTTTACGGAGCGGTCCTGCTGGAACGCTCCGGCCGGGGAATGATCCCTACCTTTGCCGGGAACAGCCTGCTTCCCTATGCAAGGCAGATGCTGGAGCTGAGCGGGGAGGCGAAGGGCGCTGTCTCCGGCGGTAACAGCGGCATGCTCAATATTGGTGCGATCGAAACGCTGGCTGCCTATTATCTGCCGCACCGTCTGCACCGCTACAGGGAGCAGCATCCTGGGGTCCAGCTGCGTGTTCAGCCCGGTTCGGAGGTTCAGATTATTGCGGATGTCAAAGAGAAGGCTGCTGATTTCGGGCTGATTTTTGATGTTCCATATGAATCAGAAGAGATTGTCTCGCTGCCGCTGCGTCAGGAGCAGCTGTTCGTGGTTGTCCATCCGGGGCACCCGCTGGCAGCTAAACCGGCAGTTGCCCCGTCTGCACTGTCGGGGGAGCCGCTGGTGCTGACGGAGGAGACCTGCACGTACCGCAGGCAGCTGCTTCAGGAGCTGCGGCATTCCGGTATAACACCGAGGATTGATATGGAATTCGGGAATCTGGAAGGTATTAAGCAGGCGGTGAAACATCGTTGGGGAACGGCCTTTTTACCCCGTTATGCCGCCCAGGAGGAGCTTGACTCCGGGGCATTAATCGGAATACCTCTAGAAGGGGAGCAGGAGAAGTTCTATATCCAGCTAATCTACCGTAAGGAACGGGGACTGTCTGCGGCTTTTGGAGATTTCATAGCGGCGATGCAGCAGCAATAG